ATCAAAGAGCGCATGCAACTCCTAGGAAATTCAGGCGATTTTGATATTGTTATTACGGAAATTGGAGGGACGGTCGGAGATATTGAATCATTACCTTATATCGAATCAGTGCGTCAATTGGTTTGGGAATTAGGAGAAAGCAACGGAATTGTAATTCACTTAACATTGGTTCCTTATTTGGCTGCAGCCGGAGAATTAAAAACAAAACCAACCCAACACTCGGTAAAAACTTTGATGGAAAGCGGTATCAAAGCCGATATTTTAGTATGTAGAACCGAGCATGAACTATCCGATGAATTGCGTCAAAAACTGGCCTTGTTTTGCAATGTGAAAAGAGAAGCCGTAATTCAATCTATCGATGCTTTAACTATCTATGAAGTCCCTAATTTGATGTTAGAAGAAGGCTTAGATTTGGTTGCTTTAAAGAAATTAAACTTACCAAAGAAATCGGCTCCAGATTTAAAAAACTGGAATACTTTTTTACATAGATTAAAACATCCAAAGCAGACCGTTAATGTGGGCTTAGTTGGAAAATATGTGGAATTGCAAGATTCTTATAAATCTATTTTAGAGTCTTTTATTCATGCTGGTGCAGCTAATCAAACGAAAGTGAACGTGATTTCTATCCATTCCGAGTATTTGGATGCCAAAACGGCAGAAGAACAGCTTCAGGATTTAGATGGCATACTAGTTGCTCCAGGATTCGGCGGTCGTGGAATTGAAGGAAAGATTGATACCGTTAAGTATGCTCGTGAAAACAACATTCCCTTTTTCGGAATTTGTTTAGGAATGCAAATGGCGGTTATCGAATATGCAAGAAACGTTCTAGGACTTAAAGATGCGAATTCTACTGAGATGAATGAAGAAACCAAACATCCGGTAATTTCCATCATGGAAGATCAAAAAACAATTACAGATAAAGGGGGAACGATGCGTTTAGGTTCTTGGAAGTGTGATATCAATGGTGGCACATTGGCACACCAAATTTATGGAAAAGACCAAATAGAAGAACGTCATCGTCATCGTTACGAATTCAATAATGAATACAGAAAACAATTAGAAAGTGCAGGATTAGTTTGCTCTGGGATTAATCCAGAAACAGGATTGGTGGAGATAATAGAACTCAAAAACCATCCTTTTTTTATCGGGGTACAATACCATCCAGAATATAAAAGTACAGTTGCAAATCCACACCCAATTTTTGTTAGCTTTGTGGCCGCAATGGTCAAACATAAAAATAATTAAAAGATACTGACAAGTTCAGCGTTACTATGGAACAAAAGAAATTTGATTTTAATACAATTATAGGCTTTGGTCTAATATTCATCATCATCATGTGGATGATGTTTAACAACCAAAAAGAATCTCAAAAGGAACAAATAGCAAAAGCAAAAGCTACTAAAGATAGCATTCAAAAAGCAAAAACTTCGCTACCAAAACAAGCGTTAACAGCAGTGGTAGATTCGACAGCAACCGATTCAGTAGCTATTAAAAAGTTACAAGGAAGTTTAGGAAGTTTTGCTTATTCGGCAACCTTACCTTCTGCCAAAGAAAATGTAACCACATTAGAAAATGAAGTAGTGAAACTAAAAATCTCCAACAAAGGAGGGAATATAGTAGAAGCCACTTTAAAGGAATTTGAAAAATACGCTAAAGGTTCTGGGCAATTAGTGGAATTAGTAAAAAACAATAATGCTAGTCTTAATCTACAATTACAAACCAAAGACAACCGAGTTTTAAATACGAAAGACTTATTCTTTGAACCAACACTAACTAAAGTTGGTAACGATCAAGTGTTGTCAATGAAATTGAAAGCGGGAGCTAATGCCTTTTTAGAATACAAATATGTATTAAAACCAAAAGAGTATATGCTTGGTTTTGATCTTCGTTCTCAAGGGTTAAATGGGGTTTTAAATACCACCAAACCATTAGATTTAGAATGGGATTTAAAAGCCTATTGTAATGAAAAAAGTATAGCTTATGAAAACCGATATGCTGAGATTTATTTTGAGCACAAAGACGGAAAAGTAAGTTATGTAAGTCAAGGTACAGCCAAAGAAGAATTGCCAGAGAAAGCCACTTTTGTAGCGTATAAACAACACTTCTTTTCTTCTATTTTGTTATTCAATGCTCCAATTGAAAATGCAAAACTTTATTCTACCGATTTAGTAGTGGATAAAACTAAAGACACGATTTTTACTAAACAATTTAAATCCACTTTACCGTTAGCATTTAAAAATGGCGAGTTAGATTATAAAATGAATTGGTATTATGGTCCCACAGATTATAAAACATTAAAAGCCTACGATAAGAACTTAGATAAAATCATTCCGTTAGGCTGGGGGATTTTCGGTTGGATAAACCGCTTTATTTTCATTCCGTTATTTGGATTTTTAGGGTCATTTATTCCTTATGGAATTGCGATTATTTTGTTTACCATTTTAATCAAAATTGCCATGTCGCCTATTACTTTTAAATCCTTTTTGTCACAAGCCAAAATGAAAGTATTGCGTCCTGAGATTATGGAACTTGGAGAAAAATTCAAAAAAGATCCAATGAAGAAACAACAGGAAACTATGAAGCTATATAGCAAAGCCGGAGTAAATCCGATGGCGGGTTGTATTCCTGCCTTGATTCAAATTCCGTTTATGTATGCTTCGTTCCAGTTCTTCCCATCGGCATTTGAGT
The window above is part of the Flavobacterium sp. N1994 genome. Proteins encoded here:
- a CDS encoding CTP synthase; the protein is MNQTKYIFVTGGVTSSLGKGIIAASLAKLLQARGYRTTIQKFDPYINVDPGTLNPYEHGECFVTDDGAETDLDLGHYERFLNVPTSQANNVTTGRVYLSVIEKERRGEFLGKTVQVVPHITNEIKERMQLLGNSGDFDIVITEIGGTVGDIESLPYIESVRQLVWELGESNGIVIHLTLVPYLAAAGELKTKPTQHSVKTLMESGIKADILVCRTEHELSDELRQKLALFCNVKREAVIQSIDALTIYEVPNLMLEEGLDLVALKKLNLPKKSAPDLKNWNTFLHRLKHPKQTVNVGLVGKYVELQDSYKSILESFIHAGAANQTKVNVISIHSEYLDAKTAEEQLQDLDGILVAPGFGGRGIEGKIDTVKYARENNIPFFGICLGMQMAVIEYARNVLGLKDANSTEMNEETKHPVISIMEDQKTITDKGGTMRLGSWKCDINGGTLAHQIYGKDQIEERHRHRYEFNNEYRKQLESAGLVCSGINPETGLVEIIELKNHPFFIGVQYHPEYKSTVANPHPIFVSFVAAMVKHKNN
- the yidC gene encoding membrane protein insertase YidC gives rise to the protein MEQKKFDFNTIIGFGLIFIIIMWMMFNNQKESQKEQIAKAKATKDSIQKAKTSLPKQALTAVVDSTATDSVAIKKLQGSLGSFAYSATLPSAKENVTTLENEVVKLKISNKGGNIVEATLKEFEKYAKGSGQLVELVKNNNASLNLQLQTKDNRVLNTKDLFFEPTLTKVGNDQVLSMKLKAGANAFLEYKYVLKPKEYMLGFDLRSQGLNGVLNTTKPLDLEWDLKAYCNEKSIAYENRYAEIYFEHKDGKVSYVSQGTAKEELPEKATFVAYKQHFFSSILLFNAPIENAKLYSTDLVVDKTKDTIFTKQFKSTLPLAFKNGELDYKMNWYYGPTDYKTLKAYDKNLDKIIPLGWGIFGWINRFIFIPLFGFLGSFIPYGIAIILFTILIKIAMSPITFKSFLSQAKMKVLRPEIMELGEKFKKDPMKKQQETMKLYSKAGVNPMAGCIPALIQIPFMYASFQFFPSAFELRQKSFLWANDLSSFDAVITWKQNIPIISAVYGNHISLFPILAAIAIFFYMKMTSGDQAMAQPQQEGMPDMTKIMKMMIYISPVMMLLFFNSYGSGLSLYNFISNLITIGIMLVIKKYFINSEKIHAQIQENKTKPKSESKFQKKMREMMEQAEAQKQLQNKKK